The Suncus etruscus isolate mSunEtr1 chromosome 7, mSunEtr1.pri.cur, whole genome shotgun sequence genome includes a window with the following:
- the LOC126013766 gene encoding THO complex subunit 7 homolog, whose translation MGAVTDDEVIRKRLLIDGDGAGDDRRINLLVKSFIKWCNSGSQEEGYSQYQRMLSTLSQCEFSMGKTLLVYDMNLREMENYEKIYKEIECSIAGAHEKIAECKKQILQAKRIRKNRQEYAALAKVIQHHPDRHETLKELEALGKELEHLSHIKESVEDKLELRWKQFHVLLSTIHELQQTLENDEKLSEVEAQETSMETNSKS comes from the coding sequence ATGGGAGCCGTGACAGACGACGAAGTCATACGAAAGCGTCTCCTGATTGATGGAGATGGTGCCGGAGATGATCGGAGAATTAATCTGCTAGTGAAAAGTTTCATTAAGTGGTGCAATTCTGGATCCCAGGAAGAAGGATATAGCCAGTACCAACGTATGCTGAGTACATTGTCCCAATGTGAATTTTCAATGGGCAAAACACTTCTGGTATATGATATGAATCTCAGAGAAatggaaaattatgaaaaaatatacaaggaaatAGAATGTAGCATTGCtggagcacatgaaaaaattgctGAGTGCAAAAAGCAAATTCTTCAAGCAAAACGAATACGAAAAAATCGTCAAGAATATGCTGCTTTGGCAAAAGTGATCCAGCATCATCCAGACAGACACGAAACATTGAAGGAACTTGAAGCTCTGGGAAAAGAATTAGAGCATCTTTCACACATTAAAGAAAGTGTTGAAGATAAGCTGGAATTGAGATGGAAACAATTTCATGTTCTTCTTAGTACCATTCATGAACTACAGCAAACACTGGAGAATGACGAGAAGCTCTCCGAGGTAGAAGCTCAAGAAACAAGCATGGAAACAAATTCTAAATCATAA